The genomic region CAGCAACAGCACGAGGGAGGCCGTTATGGCCAGCAAGGGACCGAAGACCGGCCGGGCAAAGGCGCCTGCAGTCGCTCCGAAGCCCGCGTCGCGCCCGCGCAAGGTCGCGCCGAAGGCCAAGGTTGCTGCATCCGAGGCCGAGAAGAAAGCCGTGCCGGTGCCGATGGCGGAGACTGCGGTCCCGCCGAAGCGCGAAGAGCCGGCCGCGGCCCCGGTAGCAGTGCCGCAGGAACCGAAAAACGTCGAAGCGGCCGTCGAACCGGCGGCCGAAGCACCGGCGAAAGCCGTAGCCACAGAAGCCGTCGCCGCCGCACTGGTGGTGGAGGCGTCCGCCAAGAAGGAAGCCGAGACCATGGATACCACCGTTGAGACCAACGTGAACCGCGCGCAGGCGATGTTCGCCGACATGAACGAGCGCACCAAGGCCGCCGTCGAAAAGTCGACGAAGATGGTCGAAGAGATGAACGATCTTGCCAAGGGCAATCTCGAAGCGGTCGTCGAATCGAGCCGCATCACTGCCAAGGGCTTCGAGTCGCTTGGCCAGGAAGCCGCCGAATACGGCCGCAAGTCGTTCGAAGAGGCCACTGCTGCACTGAAGCAGATGGCCACGGTCAAGTCGCCTGCCGAGCTCTTCAAGCTTCAGAGCGATTTCGTCCGCAAATCGTTCGACAGCTATGTCGCCGAAGCCTCGAAAAACACCGAAGCGATGCTGAAGCTGGCCGGCGACGCCACCCAGCCGCTTTCGAACCGCTTCGCGGTCGCCGCCGAGAAGGTGAAGACCGCCGCCTGAGCGGTTATCGCACCCGAAATCGAAGGGCGGCCGCACCCGATGCGGCCGCCCTTTTTCGTTGCCCTTGATTGCAGAAGCGCGACAATTCGCGGATTCCGCCCCGGCAGCCTTGCCCTCCGGAGGTCGGTGCAATATTTTCATGGTGATGGCAGTGGACCGCATTCACCCGAACCTGATGGCCGAGGATGGCGACCGCGACGAGGGAAACGACTCCTCCGTCGGTGTCGCGACGCGGACGCGCACCCGGACGAAGAAGCCGACGCCCTATCGCGTGCTGATGCTGAACGACGACTACACGCCGATGGAGTTCGTCGTTCTCGTGCTCCAGCGCTTCTTCCGCATGAGCATGGAAGACGCGACTCGCGTGATGCTGCATGTCCATCAGCGCGGCGTCGGCGTGTGCGGCGTCTTCAGCTATGAAGTCGCGGAAACCAAGGTGGCGCAGGTGATCGAGTTTGCGCGGCAGAACCAGCACCCGCTCCAGTGCACGCTCGAAAAGGCCTGAACGAGCCGCTCAGCCCGGCTCCGGCAGCCAGCTGAGATCCAGGCCCGTGTACCGGTTCACATAATTCGCCGCGCGTGCGAGCGCGCGCTCGTCGAGCAAGGTCACGCGCCCCGAGTCGCGCGCGATCAATCCCTCCTCCTCGAGCTGGCGGAGCATTCGGTTGACGTGCACGGCTGTCAGCCCGGTGGCGTCGCCGACTTCTTCCTGCGTCAGCCCCAGCGGAAAGACGTTCGTCATTTCCTTGTCGGTCGCACGAAGGCGGTTGCGCAATTCGAGCAGCAGCGCCGCGACGCGGGCCTTAGCCGACGTGCGCCCCAGCGCCGCCAGCCGGTCGGTCAGAGCGACGCGCTCGATCTGACAATAGACCAGGATCATCGCGGCAAGCCGGGGGTGGCTGCTGAAAATGTCGGAAAGCGCAGACCGGTCGAACGGGCAGACAACGCAATCCGAAAGCGCGCACAGCGTTTCAGGCGCCTCGCGATAGATCATGGCCGACACGCCGAGCATGTCGCCTGGAAACAGGAAGCGCAGAATCTGGCGGCTTCCGTCGTCCAGGATGACGTAGCTCATCATCAGCCCCTTGCGGAGCACGAACAGCTCGCCACCCGATTCGTTCTCGCGCTGCAGCACGGCGCCGCGGCGCACGTGCCGCTGGCGTTCCTCAAGCGCATCAAGCGCCTGGCGTTCCCGCGAAGTGAGCGCGATCAGCTCGCTGAGAACATCTGCGAAGCAACTCGCGGACACGGTGTTCTTTCCCCCCATTCCAAGTGCAAAGCAGGCGTCTGGAATCAGCGCATTAAAATCGATCAAGCTGTGGCGATCGCCACCCTTGCACCGGCGTCGCGACTCATTAGAAGCCCCGAAATGGACCGCATCCTGATCCGCGGCGGCAACCGCCTGTCCGGCCGCATCGCAATTTCCGGGGCAAAGAACGCCGCGCTCACGCTGATGCCGTGCGCGCTGCTGACCGACGAACCGCTCACGCTGCGCAACCTGCCACGGCTGGCGGACGTCGACAGCTTCGGACATTTGCTTAACCAGCTCGGCGTCTCGACGATGGTCGAGGGTGCGCATCCCACCGACTTCGGCCGAGTGATGACGATGCGCGCCGCGCGACTCACCTCGACCGTCGCCCCCTATGACATCGTGCGCAAGATGCGCGCCTCGATCCTGGTGCTGGGTCCGCTTCTCGGCCGAATGGGCGAAGCCACCGTATCGCTGCCGGGCGGCTGCGCGATCGGAAATCGCCCGATCGACCTGCATCTGAAGGCGCTCGATTCGATGGGCGCCGAAATCGAGATCGCCGCCGGATATGTGAAGGCCACCGCTCCGGGCGGACGGCTGAAGGGCGGCCGGGTCAGCTTCCCCGTCGTTTCGGTCGGCGCGACCGAGAACGCAGTAATGGCGGCCGTCACGGCGCAGGGAACGACCGTGATCGAGAATGCCGCACGCGAACCCGAGATCGTCGACCTGTGCAACCTGCTGACGGCGATGGGTGCCGCGATTGACGGCGTCGGAACCGAGACGCTGACGATCGAGGGCCGGGACAGGCTGCATGGCGCCACCTACCAAGTGATGCCGGACCGGATCGAGGCCGGCAGCTACGCCTGCGCCGCCGCGATCACTCATGGCGCGCTCGAGCTGGTCGGCGCGCGCGCGAACGACATGCGCGCGACTCTGGCGGCACTTTCGGAAGCGGGAATCACCGTCGAGGAGCGGCCCCGTTCCGTCTATATCGAAGCGTCGAACGGCATCGCGCCGCTGACGCTCTCAACGGCACCCTACCCCGGCTTCGCAACCGACATGCAGGCGCAGTTCATGGCGATGCTGACGCGCGCGAACGGTGCCAGCGTGCTGACCGAGACGATCTTCGAAAATCGCTACATGCACGTTCCCGAGCTCGCGCGAATGGGCGCCGACATTCAGGTGCGCGGCCATGCGGCGGTGGTGCGCGGTGTCGACCGTCTGGTCGGCGCACCGGTGATGGCGACCGATCTGCGCGCATCGATGAGTCTCATTCTCGCCGGGCTCGCCGCCGACGGCGAGACGCAGGTGAACCGCGTCTATCATCTCGATCGCGGATACGAGCGGCTGGAGGAGAAGCTGCAGGGCGTGGGCGCCGATATCGAGCGCGTCGGCGACGGCTGAACCGCTAGACGAGCGCCACCGCAGCGATCGCAAGCGCCACGGCGAACCAGTCCTCGACCAGCGCGGCGGGCATGTCGCGGCCGAACGCTTCGGCCAGTCTGCCGCGGCAGAAGAAGCCGCCATAGGTGCCGATCAGCGCCCCGGCCGCCCCCAGCATGACTCCGATCGGGAGCGACAGCGCAGCGGCAGCGGCGAGCGCGCCGCCGCTCAAGCCCCCGCTCGCGATTCGCGCGATCACCGCCCCCGGGCGCCGGCGGCTCGGCGTGCGCGGATGCTTGTCCCCCAGCAGTTCGGCCAGGGCCAGCAACAGCAGCGGAACCGCCGCCCAAGGGCTGGCCAGCCAGGCCAGCGGCGTGTCGCCAAGATGCAGCAACTCGAGCCAGGCTGCGACTGCAACCGTGGCGAGCGGGGTGAAGGTTCGGCAGCCTCCCGACAGGCCAAGCAGCAGCGCGAGGATCAGCACATGAGACATCGTGTTTCGGCTCTCCTCGACACGGCGCAGGCATTTTCACTCGCAGGCCAGCGTCGGCGCCTTCGCGGCAGCACACGCGCCGATGGATAGATCAGGAGGGGAGTGACCGCCAGCGCCCTGCCTCGCGCCCTATGCGAGCCGCCGGCGCCGGCGCCGCCGCCCCTTCCGGAGCACCGTCGCCGGCCGCAAGTCCGATCCGCGAGGACCGAAACCGATGCTCAGGTCATCGAATGCTTGAGCGCCGACATCCGGTCATGCGCAGCCTTCACCGAAATATAGCATTCCTCGATCACCCGACGCGCATCGACGGTCAGTTCGCCGTCCTTCAACGCCTTTTCGAACTTGGCCTTGATGTGGTCCTCGCCGCGCTCGACTTCCTTTACGACCGCCGTGTCGTCGGTGCCGGTGACGGCGTTCTTCAGATCCATGAAGCCGCGATGCGCAGCGCCGATCACGCCGCTGTCGTCCGCCGGGTCTCCGCCCTGGCGCCGGACTTCACCCTGAAGCCTGCTCGCGATCTCGCTGCGCTCGCGCGCCAGTCCCGCGAAAGTGTCCGCGAAGCGCGCGGACGCATCCTCGCACGCGTCGAGATAGCCTTTGCGGCTGTCGAGCGTCGTTTTGATGAGATCGTTCAGAACAGAAATGTCGTGGTTGCTCATGGGCTTCCTCCATTGGTTTTGCTTACGCTCAACCAACGGACGAAGCCCGTGATCTATCCGAGTCCGTTCAGATCGCGTCGAGCGCGGCGGCGAAATCGGCGATCAGATCGTCGGCGTCCTCGACCCCGACCGAGATGCGCACCAGATTGTCGGTGATGCCCAGCGCCGCCTTGCGGTCTTCCGGCACCGACAGATGCGTCATCGCCGCAGGATGACTCGCCAGCGTCTCGGTACCGCCCAGGCTCACGGCAAGCTTGGCGATTCGGAGTGAATCGAGGAACTTGAACGCCTCCGCCTCGCCGCCCTTCAGGTACAGCGAGAAAGTCGACCCGGCGCCGGTGCAGTGCCGCTGATAGATGTCCGCCTGCGCATCGTCCTTCAGGAATCCGAGATAGCCGACCCGCTCGACCTTGGGATGGTCGCGCAGGAATTCGCACACCTTGGCCGCATTCTCGCCCGCGCGGCTCATGCGCAGTTCGAGCGTTTCGAGGCTGCGGCAGAGCATCCAGGCAGTGTTCGGGTCGCAGATGGTGCCGATCGTGTTGCGCATCGCGCGGATCGGATCGAGCGCCTTCTTGGTGCCGAGCACGCCGCCCGCCACCAGATCGGAATGGCCACCCGCATATTTGGTGAGGCTGTACACCACGATATCGGCGCCGTGATGCAGCGGCCTTTGCCACAGCGGGCCGAGAAAGGTGTTGTCGATCGCGACCGGAGGCTTCTCCTCGTGATCGGCGAAGACCTTGTCGCGCGCGGCAGCGACCGCTTCCACATCGACCAGCATGTTGGTCGGGTTCGCAGGGCTCTCGAGATAGATCAGCGCCACGCGGCTGTCGCCGGCCCGGCGCAGCACCTGCTCGATCTCCTCGGGGCTCGCATCGGCAGGAAAGTCGATGAACTTCACACCAAACTTGCCGAGAATGCGGCCGATCAGCGTTTCCGTCGCCGCATAGAGCGGGCCCGAATGGATGATCGTGTCGCCGGGATTGCACGCGGCGAGGAACAGCGTCGCGATCGCCGACATGCCCGACGAGAAGGCAAGCGCCTCTTCGGCTTCTTCCCACACAGCCAGTCGATCCTCGAGGATCTCCTGGTTGGGGCCGTTGAAGCGCGAATAGACGAGGCCTTCGGCGCCGCCGGGCCGCTTGCCGGTGATCCCTTCGAAATGGCGCTTGCCGGCGGCGGCGCTGGGAAACACGAAGGTCGAGGTCGCGAAGATCGGCTGCTTCAGCGATCCTTCGGACAGCGCCGGATCAAAACCATGGCCCATCATCAGAGTCGAGGGCTTGAGCTTGCGGCCGCCGATTTCCTCGATATCGGGCTTTGGCCGGCGCCGCGGGGTGATGCCGGTCATGTCGGCTTCGGTTTCGTCCTTCATGCGATCTCCTCTCTGGGCTGGCCTATAGGCGGGCGTCGCCGCCGACAGAAGGTATCATCTGCAACTATTCCGACTTCTCCTGGCGCAGGCTGTTGATCGCGCTCACGATGAACGCCGCCGACCACGAGATGAGCACGAAGCCGATGACGGCCTCCACGGCGATCATCAGGCGCCACTCGTGCGGGAAGCCTTCGTCGGGACGGCCGAGCGTGGCATAGGCGGACGCCGAGAAATACAGCGCCTCCTCCGCCGTCTCGAGCGCGCCGATCACGCGATAGAAGACGGCGAACATCCCGATCTCGATCAGGTGCAGCGCGAACAGCGCGACGCCGAGCGCGCCGAGCCGCAGCATCGAGCGCGAGTTCACCTCGCGCTCCGCCAGATTCTCGGGCGCGAGGTTGAACAGCCGCATCACCAGCAACAGCCCCAAACCATGCACCATCGTCATCAGCAGCACCGAGAGCCCCGCGGCGCCGAGTTGCGTGCCGAGCGTGACCGCCTGTTGCTGCGTTTGCGGATCCAAACCGGCCTCCCTGTCGCGGGGACAAGCGCGCCGCGACAGATTGCGTTCCGAAGCGAGGGGCGCTCAGGCGCCGGAGAGCGCAATGATGCTGATCTGACGCCCATAGTCTGGCTCGCCGCGGTGCGTGGCCCGGCGATAGCTGTAGAACCGCTCCGGATCAGCATAGGTGTCGAGCCCCAGTGCCTCGATGGTGCGAACACCCGCCGCGGCAAGCCGGTGGACCACATAGGCTTCGAGGTCGAACTGATGGCGCCCGGCGCGGCCATCGACGAAGAAGCGTTCGTTCTCCGGGCTCTCCTCGACAAATCGGCGGAAGAACCCGGCGTCTACTTCATAGCTGGCGCGCGCGATGCATGGCCCCACCGCCGCAATGATCCGCTCGCGCCGGGCGCCAAGCGACTCCATGAGCGACAGTGTCGCATCGGTAACGCCGCCGATCGCCCCCTTCCAGCCGGCATGGGCGGCGCCGACCACCTCGGCCTCACGATCGGCGAACAGCACCGGCGCGCAGTCCGCAGTGAGGATGCCGAGCGCCAAGCCGGGCCGATTCGTCACGAGCGCATCGGCGTGCGGGCGCAGCCGATCCGCGAACGGCTCGACCACGGCGACCGCATCGGGCGAATGGACCTGGTAGAGCGTCACCAGCGCGGCGCCCGGCGATACTGCCTCGGTCGCGCGGCGGCGGTTCTCGGCGACTGCCTCGGGCGCATCGTCCGAGCCGGGGCCGACGTTGAGCCCCGCGTGGACGCCGCTGGAGACCCCGCCCCGGCGGCCGAGGAATCCGTGCGCCACTCCGTCCAGCGCCGCCGCGCGGATCACATCGACGCCGCTCATAGATCGAGACTCCAGATGCGATCGTCGTCGATCTGTTCACCGACCCGGAATTCGTAGCGGCCCACCTCGGTGAAGCCGTAGCGTGCATAGAAGCGCTGGGCACGGATGTTGTCGACGAAGACGCTGAGCACCATCCGGCGATAGCCGTCCGCGCGCGCCTTCGCGAGCGCCCAGTCCATCAGCACCGGCGCCACACCCTCGCCTTGCCAGGGGCCAAGGACGTAGAGCTGGTGCAGCTCGATCACGTCCGCGCCCCAAACGCCGGGAAACGCGACCGGCCCCAGCTTCGCGAAGCCGACGATCGCTTCCGCGTCGCGCGCCAGCCGCACGGCATAACGCCGATCGGAGAGGTGCGAGGGCAGCCCTTCGTCGCCGAAGGTGGAATCAAGAAACGCAGCCAGATCGGACGCGCGATACAGGCTACCGAAAGTGTCGGTGAAGGCGCGCTTCGCCATGCCGGCGAGCGCCGGACCGTCCGCAGGCGCCGCATCGCGATAGGCGATCACGCGAATCCCGCTGGTTCGGGCCAACCAGGCGCAGTGAGCCCGAGCATCTTGAACAGGCTGCCCATCTGCTCCGCCCCGGTCAGCCGGGAACGCGCCTCGGCGACTTCCTCCGCACGCGCCGGCGCGCTGCGGACCAGCGCCTCGGCAC from Sphingosinithalassobacter sp. CS137 harbors:
- the phaP gene encoding phasin family protein (Members of this family are phasins (small proteins associated with inclusions such as PHA granules). Note that several different families of phasins have been named PhaP despite very little sequence similarity to each other.) yields the protein MASKGPKTGRAKAPAVAPKPASRPRKVAPKAKVAASEAEKKAVPVPMAETAVPPKREEPAAAPVAVPQEPKNVEAAVEPAAEAPAKAVATEAVAAALVVEASAKKEAETMDTTVETNVNRAQAMFADMNERTKAAVEKSTKMVEEMNDLAKGNLEAVVESSRITAKGFESLGQEAAEYGRKSFEEATAALKQMATVKSPAELFKLQSDFVRKSFDSYVAEASKNTEAMLKLAGDATQPLSNRFAVAAEKVKTAA
- the clpS gene encoding ATP-dependent Clp protease adapter ClpS, encoding MAEDGDRDEGNDSSVGVATRTRTRTKKPTPYRVLMLNDDYTPMEFVVLVLQRFFRMSMEDATRVMLHVHQRGVGVCGVFSYEVAETKVAQVIEFARQNQHPLQCTLEKA
- a CDS encoding Crp/Fnr family transcriptional regulator, which encodes MGGKNTVSASCFADVLSELIALTSRERQALDALEERQRHVRRGAVLQRENESGGELFVLRKGLMMSYVILDDGSRQILRFLFPGDMLGVSAMIYREAPETLCALSDCVVCPFDRSALSDIFSSHPRLAAMILVYCQIERVALTDRLAALGRTSAKARVAALLLELRNRLRATDKEMTNVFPLGLTQEEVGDATGLTAVHVNRMLRQLEEEGLIARDSGRVTLLDERALARAANYVNRYTGLDLSWLPEPG
- the murA gene encoding UDP-N-acetylglucosamine 1-carboxyvinyltransferase; translation: MDRILIRGGNRLSGRIAISGAKNAALTLMPCALLTDEPLTLRNLPRLADVDSFGHLLNQLGVSTMVEGAHPTDFGRVMTMRAARLTSTVAPYDIVRKMRASILVLGPLLGRMGEATVSLPGGCAIGNRPIDLHLKALDSMGAEIEIAAGYVKATAPGGRLKGGRVSFPVVSVGATENAVMAAVTAQGTTVIENAAREPEIVDLCNLLTAMGAAIDGVGTETLTIEGRDRLHGATYQVMPDRIEAGSYACAAAITHGALELVGARANDMRATLAALSEAGITVEERPRSVYIEASNGIAPLTLSTAPYPGFATDMQAQFMAMLTRANGASVLTETIFENRYMHVPELARMGADIQVRGHAAVVRGVDRLVGAPVMATDLRASMSLILAGLAADGETQVNRVYHLDRGYERLEEKLQGVGADIERVGDG
- a CDS encoding DUF4126 family protein; translated protein: MSHVLILALLLGLSGGCRTFTPLATVAVAAWLELLHLGDTPLAWLASPWAAVPLLLLALAELLGDKHPRTPSRRRPGAVIARIASGGLSGGALAAAAALSLPIGVMLGAAGALIGTYGGFFCRGRLAEAFGRDMPAALVEDWFAVALAIAAVALV
- a CDS encoding PA2169 family four-helix-bundle protein; this translates as MSNHDISVLNDLIKTTLDSRKGYLDACEDASARFADTFAGLARERSEIASRLQGEVRRQGGDPADDSGVIGAAHRGFMDLKNAVTGTDDTAVVKEVERGEDHIKAKFEKALKDGELTVDARRVIEECYISVKAAHDRMSALKHSMT
- a CDS encoding cystathionine gamma-synthase family protein produces the protein MKDETEADMTGITPRRRPKPDIEEIGGRKLKPSTLMMGHGFDPALSEGSLKQPIFATSTFVFPSAAAGKRHFEGITGKRPGGAEGLVYSRFNGPNQEILEDRLAVWEEAEEALAFSSGMSAIATLFLAACNPGDTIIHSGPLYAATETLIGRILGKFGVKFIDFPADASPEEIEQVLRRAGDSRVALIYLESPANPTNMLVDVEAVAAARDKVFADHEEKPPVAIDNTFLGPLWQRPLHHGADIVVYSLTKYAGGHSDLVAGGVLGTKKALDPIRAMRNTIGTICDPNTAWMLCRSLETLELRMSRAGENAAKVCEFLRDHPKVERVGYLGFLKDDAQADIYQRHCTGAGSTFSLYLKGGEAEAFKFLDSLRIAKLAVSLGGTETLASHPAAMTHLSVPEDRKAALGITDNLVRISVGVEDADDLIADFAAALDAI
- a CDS encoding two pore domain potassium channel family protein; translation: MDPQTQQQAVTLGTQLGAAGLSVLLMTMVHGLGLLLVMRLFNLAPENLAEREVNSRSMLRLGALGVALFALHLIEIGMFAVFYRVIGALETAEEALYFSASAYATLGRPDEGFPHEWRLMIAVEAVIGFVLISWSAAFIVSAINSLRQEKSE
- the pgeF gene encoding peptidoglycan editing factor PgeF, with protein sequence MSGVDVIRAAALDGVAHGFLGRRGGVSSGVHAGLNVGPGSDDAPEAVAENRRRATEAVSPGAALVTLYQVHSPDAVAVVEPFADRLRPHADALVTNRPGLALGILTADCAPVLFADREAEVVGAAHAGWKGAIGGVTDATLSLMESLGARRERIIAAVGPCIARASYEVDAGFFRRFVEESPENERFFVDGRAGRHQFDLEAYVVHRLAAAGVRTIEALGLDTYADPERFYSYRRATHRGEPDYGRQISIIALSGA
- a CDS encoding GNAT family N-acetyltransferase; translation: MIAYRDAAPADGPALAGMAKRAFTDTFGSLYRASDLAAFLDSTFGDEGLPSHLSDRRYAVRLARDAEAIVGFAKLGPVAFPGVWGADVIELHQLYVLGPWQGEGVAPVLMDWALAKARADGYRRMVLSVFVDNIRAQRFYARYGFTEVGRYEFRVGEQIDDDRIWSLDL